The DNA window TCTCGATTTCTGTAACCACAACCTTTCCTCTTGATCCAGGGTATCGCTTAGATATTTTTGCAACTCCATCTCCAGCTCTTCCAACCGTTTATTTCTTCCATAAGACACGCATCGCTGGATACCATCTATATGGGCCAACAACCTCTTTTTTCTATGAAATATGTTTCCAAACACCTGTTTCTTCCATATCTCTATCTTTTCCTTCATGTCCTGCaccttttgaaaataatttccgTTGCACCCCTCCCAACTATCTTGAAGCTGGGTGATGGGCTGAGTGGGTGCGGGTTAGGCACATCATATAAGCTTCTGGGAATTGGATTCGCCAATCACTATTGCATAGACCCCTATCGAGCCTTTCAAAAACACGATCCCTATTGTCCCTAACAGCTCCCCTCCACGTGAACTTTGAACCCTTAGCTTCCATGTCTATGAGATTGCAGTCTGAGATCCAGTTTGCAAATTCCAAGCATTTTCTTCTATCAGCAGGGACACCTCCTTTCTTTTCATTAATGTTGGCAATGGCATTGAAGTCACCTACCATCAACCAAGGTTTAGTGTTGCTTCTTGCAAACTCTCTGATTTCTTCCCACGCTTCCCTTCTCTCCATCTCTCTAGGGCTACCATAGATGATAGAAAGAAGCCAGTGGGCCTTGTTAT is part of the Arachis duranensis cultivar V14167 chromosome 1, aradu.V14167.gnm2.J7QH, whole genome shotgun sequence genome and encodes:
- the LOC107460590 gene encoding uncharacterized protein LOC107460590, producing the protein MIVFSWNVRGAVGKAFSRACKEYIRVHKPDIVVLQETRCSGDNVKKVIKNLGFNNFILVEAGGYSGGIWILWRNDNFNIKPIQLHSQYIYAIVEENNKAHWLLSIIYGSPREMERREAWEEIREFARSNTKPWLMVGDFNAIANINEKKGGVPADRRKCLEFANWISDCNLIDMEAKGSKFTWRGAVRDNRDRVFERLDRGLCNSDWRIQFPEAYMMCLTRTHSAHHPASR